The window CCAGCGTGCCAGCATCAGCAGGCACAGCACCAGCACGCCGGCCAGGGCGATGCCCGTGGCCAGCAGGTGCACAGGCTTCAGGCTCTGCAGGTCGCGCTGGTGTTCGCTGCCACGGCGCAGGCCGAGAAATCCCCACAGTACGGCGCTGACCAGTCTCAACGGATGCATGACGGCTCCTTGTTCCAATGCGGCGGACCGTCCGCAGGGCACGGATACGGATACGCCCCTGCGCGCTATTCTGCCGCGCCGCCGGCCTCGGGAACAGAATCAGTTCTGCCATAATCTTGCGTATCAGATCGCAGGCAGGGCGCCTCGTCGTCCCCTGCTCCGCCCCCCCTTGCTCCCATGAAGCGCTACGAGGAACTGGCCGAGATTCTCGCCCGCGATATCCGCGCCGGCAACCTGCCGCCCGGCACCCGCATGCCGTCGATCCGCAAGACCGTCGCGCAGTACGGCGTAAGCCCGTCGACCGCATTCCAGGCCTACTACCGGCTCGAAGAGCGTGGCCTGGTGCGCGCGCGCGAGCGTTCCGGCTACTACGTGGCCGGCGCCGCCGGCCTGCCGTTGCCGCGCCCCGCCGCGCGCCGCACGCGCCGCGCCTCCACCGAGGTGGACGTGTCCAAGCTGGTCTTCGCCGTACTGGAGGCTGCCGCCGACCAGCGCATGGTGCAGTTCGGCTCGGCCTTCCCGGCTCCCGAGCTGTTTCCCTGGGAACGGCTCGGCAAGTCGCTGGCGCGCGCCGGCCGCGAGATCGATCCCTGGCAGTCCGTCGACGACCTGCCCCCGGGCAATACCGTGCTGCGGCAGCAGATCGCGCTGCGCTATCTCGGCGCCGGCGTGCCGCAGGCGGCCGAGGACATCATCGTCACCAACGGCGCGCTCGAAGCGCTCAACCTGTGCCTGATGGCGGTGGCCCGGCCGGGCGACGTCATCGCCATCGAGTCGCCCGGCTTCTACGCCGCCCTGCAGGCACTGGAGCGGCTGCGGCTCAAGGCGGTCGAGATTCCCGTGCACCCGCAGCAGGGCATCGACCTCGCCGCGCTTGCCGAAGCGCTGCGGCGCCATCCGGTGCGCGCCTGCTGGTTCATGACCCAGTTCCAGAACCCGATGGGCGCCAGCATGGACGAGGCGCGCAAGCGCGAACTGGTGGCGCTGCTGGCGCGCCACCAGGTACCGCTGATCGAGGACGACGTCTACGGCGAGCTCTACTACGGCAGCCGCTGCCCGCTGCCGGCCAAGGCCTTCGACACGCAGGGCCTGGTGATGCATTGCAGTTCCTTCTCCAAGACGCTGGCGCCCGGATTCCGCATCGGCTGGGTCGCGCCCGGCCGTTTCGGCGAGCCCATCCAGCGCATGAAACTGATGACCACCCTGTCGGCGGCGGTCCCGGCCCAGCAGGCGCTCGCCGAATACCTGCAGCACGGCGGCTACGACAAGCACCTGCGCCGCCTGCGCCATGTGCTGGAGATGCA of the Cupriavidus malaysiensis genome contains:
- a CDS encoding DUF2970 domain-containing protein, translated to MHPLRLVSAVLWGFLGLRRGSEHQRDLQSLKPVHLLATGIALAGVLVLCLLMLARWAVAHA
- a CDS encoding PLP-dependent aminotransferase family protein, translating into MKRYEELAEILARDIRAGNLPPGTRMPSIRKTVAQYGVSPSTAFQAYYRLEERGLVRARERSGYYVAGAAGLPLPRPAARRTRRASTEVDVSKLVFAVLEAAADQRMVQFGSAFPAPELFPWERLGKSLARAGREIDPWQSVDDLPPGNTVLRQQIALRYLGAGVPQAAEDIIVTNGALEALNLCLMAVARPGDVIAIESPGFYAALQALERLRLKAVEIPVHPQQGIDLAALAEALRRHPVRACWFMTQFQNPMGASMDEARKRELVALLARHQVPLIEDDVYGELYYGSRCPLPAKAFDTQGLVMHCSSFSKTLAPGFRIGWVAPGRFGEPIQRMKLMTTLSAAVPAQQALAEYLQHGGYDKHLRRLRHVLEMQQGQMRQAIARHFPASVRVSRPDGGYFLWVEFEAGFDALALHRAALEEGIGIAPGPIFSARQGHRHCVRLNFGQLWSPRSEAAIATLGRLAAAQ